In Candidatus Nitrosotenuis uzonensis, one DNA window encodes the following:
- the uvrC gene encoding excinuclease ABC subunit UvrC, with the protein MTFSIKSINIPDHPGIYLMKDKENKIIYIGKAKSLRNRVRSYFLKNQNYKTQKLIERITDIEFVLTDNESEAFLLESNMIKQYRPIFNIELKDQQRYTYLRLSDEKYPRLVVARRTRNGRFLGGGKIFGPFTQGSSKLLTIGSLRKTFKIRICKRLPKKACLEYHLGNCEAPCEFEEARTRYEKHVSNLEAILRGKDLHAYIKTLEAEMREASEKLQFERAREIRDTLHRLGSLNTRQKMESVRMIDEEYFGILTYEQVATVMNFKKINGVIRDSNRFSFDLVGDNSFSNFLFQYYTTNQIPSHIIVNEMPDNANILEELLTKRAGYKVSIQVPTVGKRKEMIDLILKNIELLQAKGIDPALIELQKILNLPKVPKIIECFDISNHGRDYAVGSMSRFVDGLPNKDGYRKFKIRTVKSQDDFAMINEIIKRRYFRLDEEKFQMPDLVLIDGGKGQLNAAVTALTELGLHLPCISLAKEDELIFIPKSREPIMIEKTKRALKILQFARDEAHRFGLAYNRALRIPRSD; encoded by the coding sequence TTGACATTTAGTATCAAAAGCATAAACATACCGGATCATCCAGGCATCTATCTGATGAAGGATAAAGAGAATAAGATAATTTACATTGGAAAGGCAAAGAGTCTCAGAAATCGAGTTAGATCATACTTTTTGAAAAATCAGAATTACAAAACACAAAAACTCATAGAACGTATAACAGACATAGAATTTGTTCTAACAGATAATGAGAGTGAGGCATTCTTGCTCGAATCTAATATGATAAAACAATACAGACCCATCTTCAATATAGAATTAAAAGACCAACAAAGATACACTTACTTGAGGCTTAGCGACGAAAAGTATCCAAGATTAGTTGTTGCAAGAAGAACCAGAAATGGAAGATTTCTGGGGGGTGGAAAGATATTTGGCCCTTTTACTCAAGGAAGTTCAAAGTTATTAACAATAGGATCATTGCGAAAAACATTCAAAATAAGAATTTGTAAACGATTACCGAAAAAGGCCTGTCTTGAGTACCATCTTGGAAATTGTGAAGCACCATGCGAGTTTGAAGAAGCCAGAACAAGATATGAAAAACATGTATCAAATCTAGAAGCAATACTTAGGGGCAAAGACCTTCACGCATATATAAAAACACTCGAGGCGGAGATGCGTGAAGCATCAGAAAAACTTCAGTTTGAACGTGCACGTGAGATACGCGATACGCTACACCGACTTGGAAGTTTGAATACAAGGCAGAAAATGGAAAGCGTCAGAATGATAGATGAAGAATATTTTGGCATATTAACGTACGAGCAAGTGGCTACAGTGATGAATTTTAAGAAAATAAATGGCGTCATAAGAGACAGCAATAGATTTTCATTTGATCTTGTTGGAGATAATTCTTTTTCAAACTTTTTATTTCAATATTATACAACAAATCAGATTCCTTCTCACATAATAGTTAATGAGATGCCAGATAATGCAAACATACTCGAAGAGCTACTAACAAAAAGAGCAGGATACAAAGTAAGCATTCAAGTTCCAACTGTAGGAAAGAGAAAAGAAATGATAGACCTTATTCTGAAGAATATCGAATTATTACAGGCAAAAGGTATAGATCCTGCTCTAATAGAACTACAAAAAATACTCAATCTTCCGAAAGTACCAAAAATAATAGAATGTTTTGACATATCAAATCATGGAAGAGACTATGCTGTTGGCTCTATGTCTAGATTTGTAGATGGATTACCCAATAAAGATGGATATAGAAAATTCAAAATCAGAACTGTCAAAAGTCAAGATGACTTTGCTATGATTAATGAAATCATAAAGCGAAGATATTTCAGACTTGATGAAGAAAAATTCCAGATGCCAGATTTGGTATTAATAGATGGCGGCAAGGGTCAATTAAACGCAGCAGTAACAGCACTGACAGAGCTAGGACTACATTTACCATGCATATCTCTCGCAAAAGAAGATGAATTGATATTCATACCAAAAAGTAGAGAGCCCATTATGATCGAAAAAACAAAACGAGCACTAAAAATTTTGCAATTTGCAAGGGATGAAGCACATAGGTTTGGTCTTGCATACAATCGTGCGCTACGTATTCCAAGATCAGATTAA
- a CDS encoding Lrp/AsnC ligand binding domain-containing protein, with the protein MAVAYVLINCELGSEQTVINQVKQIAEVKEVRGVFGAYDILVKIETASVERLREIITWKIRKIDKIRSTLTLMGVEGQA; encoded by the coding sequence ATGGCAGTTGCATATGTATTAATTAATTGTGAGCTCGGTTCCGAACAAACGGTCATAAATCAAGTAAAACAGATAGCCGAAGTAAAGGAAGTTAGAGGAGTGTTTGGAGCATATGATATTCTTGTAAAAATAGAAACTGCATCAGTGGAAAGATTACGTGAGATAATTACTTGGAAAATACGGAAAATTGATAAAATACGATCTACACTAACGCTGATGGGTGTAGAAGGACAGGCATAG
- a CDS encoding Lrp/AsnC ligand binding domain-containing protein encodes MKHELDVINKIKSILSQTQLPHEVQGVFGVYDIVSKITATTDEELRNIVLEKLRKIEHIESAITMMVNEGSK; translated from the coding sequence ATGAAACATGAATTAGACGTAATAAACAAAATAAAATCAATACTTAGTCAAACACAACTTCCACATGAAGTACAAGGAGTGTTTGGTGTCTATGACATAGTAAGCAAAATCACAGCTACAACAGATGAGGAGCTTCGTAACATAGTTTTAGAAAAGCTCAGAAAAATTGAGCATATAGAATCAGCAATTACCATGATGGTGAATGAGGGTTCAAAATAA
- a CDS encoding Lrp/AsnC ligand binding domain-containing protein yields the protein MPTAFVIIHCEPDQTYYVIRNLKNLPGVKSADDVFGYYEIVCKVESDTHSELEKIITGKIRKIEHIISTMTLTVVEGQGQTM from the coding sequence ATGCCAACTGCATTCGTAATAATTCATTGTGAGCCAGATCAAACATACTATGTCATACGTAATTTGAAAAACTTGCCAGGAGTGAAATCAGCAGATGATGTGTTCGGTTATTACGAGATAGTATGTAAGGTAGAGTCAGATACACATTCAGAATTAGAAAAAATAATCACTGGAAAAATTAGAAAAATTGAGCACATAATAAGTACCATGACTCTAACTGTAGTTGAGGGGCAGGGGCAAACAATGTAA